CGCGCGCCGCCGGGTGTACGCGGTGCTCGCGGACGCCGGCCTGGAGGACGAGGACTGACCTGCCCCGCCGGTCGGATCGTCCACAGTGGATGGTCCGCCCGGCGGGTAGGCTCGGGCCCCATGGAGGAAAAGGACTTCGCGGCGCACCTGACCGCGACCATGACCGGCAGCGCGCTCACCATGCTGATCGGGGTCGGCCATCGCACCGGGCTCTTCGAAGCGGCCGCGCGCGGGCCCGCCACCAGCGATGAACTCGCCGAACGCGCCGGCCTTCACGAGCGATACGTCCGCGAGTGGCTCGGCGCGATGGTCACCGGGGGCATCTTCACCCTCGAGGCCGGCCGGTACACCTTCCCGCCCGAGCACGCGAAGTTCCTGCTCGGCGAGACCGCCGCCAACCTCATGCCGTCGCTGCTGACGCTCAGCGCCTTCACCGGCATCCTGCCCGACCTCGAACGCAGCTTCGCCGAAGGCGGCGGCGTCCCGCGGTCGGCCTACGGGCCCCACCTCGAAACCCTCGGCGCGAAGACCGGTGACAGCTGGAAGCACGTCTACCGCGAACACCTCGTCGACGGCTTCTTCGGCGCGGTCCCCGGCCTGAAAGAGCGGCTCACCGCCGGGGCGCGCGTGCTCGATCTGGGCTGCGGCACCGGGAACGCCATCGCCGTCGCCGCTCGCGCGTTCCCCGCCTCGCGGTTCACCGGCGTGGACATCAACGCGGGCGTCGTCGAGCAGGCGCGCGAGACCTCGAAAGACCTGCCGAACGTCGAGTTCGCTGTCGGGGATGCCGCCGAGCTGGCCGGCGAATACGACGTCATCACCGCCTTCGACGCCATCCACGACCAGGACCGGCCGGACGTCGTGCTGCGCCGGATCCGCGGTGCGCTGCGCGAAGACGGCCTGTTCTTCATGGTGGACACGAACTTCTCCAGCGACGTGGCGAAGAACGTCGGCAACCCGCTGGCCGCACTTTGCTACTCGATCAGCCTGATGTACTGCACGACGACGTCGCTGGCCGAGGGCGGCGCCGCGCTCGGGGCGATGTGGGGCACCGAGACCGCGCGGGACATGCTCGCGGACGCGGGGTTCCGGCACGTCGACGTGCTGGATTCCCCGCGTCCGCAGAACTGCGTCTACGCCTGCCGGCCGTGACTCACTGCTGGTACGGCGCCGCCGCGGCCTTCGCGGCCGTCACCAGCGCGCCCTTGTTCTTCGGCCAGAACGTGCTGTCGACGCAGGTGTAGCGGGGGAGGAAGCCGCCGCAGGTGCCGCTCGAGCCGCCGACCTCGAACGTCACGCTGGCGACACCCAGTTCGCCGTAGGTGAAGTCGTCGGTGGTGCCGCTCGTGTCGTAGCCGACGGTCTCCTCGTTGGTGCCGACGAGGTAGCCGTTCGACGCCGAGTACTTCGCGCCGAGCCTGCGGTACTGCGCGTCGTTCGGCGACGTGGCCTGGGTGAAGCCCCACGGGATGATGATGTCGTTGCCGTAGCTGTGCAGCGTGATCATCGTGCCCTTGGCGGTCGACGGCGCGGGGTCGTTGTTCCCGGTGCCGCGCTGGTCCGGGAAGATCGCGCGGGCCAGCTTCTCCAGGGCCTGCGTCTCCGGCTCGGAGCCGGCGCTCACGCCCTGGTAGGTCTCGGAGCACGCCGAGTTGGAGTCGCCGCCCCACTTGAACGTCGAGTTGCGGTTGAGGTCGACGCCGATGTTCGTGCCGGAGCAGCCGCCGCGGGTGTTGTTCGCGTTCTTGCGCTGCAGCTTCGGCGAGTTGCCGCCCGAAGCGACGATGTCGACGCCGTCCGGGTTGGAGATCGGCACCACCCACACCTCGGTCGTGTCCAAGATGGACTTCGCGGTGGCGTCGGTGGCGTAGCCGTCGGCGAGGTAGTCGATCCAGCGCCAGGCCAGCTCGCCGGTCGACAGCTCGCGGGCGTGGATCTGGGCCATCAGGAAGAACTTCGGCTTCTTCGACGTCGTCGAGAGCGTGCAGTCGCCGGTCTGCTTCTTGGTGAGGCAGATGGCCTGGACGTCGTGACCGCCCTGGCCCTGGGCCTTCTTCCACGACTGCCCGATCGTGTACTTCGTGGCGAGGTCGGGGTGCGCGGCGGCGACGGCGGTCAGGTGGTTCTCGTGCGCGGTGACGGTGCGGTACCCGCCGTAGAAGGTGTCGGCCGCCAGGGAGTTCGCCTGCGCCGGGAGTTCCTTGTAGACGGTGTCGAAGAAGGTCGGCCGGTAACCGAGGGCCCGCAACCGGTTCGCGACGGCCTGCCCGCCGACGACGCTGACCGTGCCCGCGTCACCCTCTTCGACGTCGAACCCGGCCGCGGCCAGTGCGTGGGCCTGGGCGGCGGTCGCCGGGACCCGCCAGAACACGGGGGTGTCGGCGGGCTGCGCGGCCGCGGTGCCGCCGAGCAGCGCGGACAGCACGACACCGGTCGCCGCCAGTGCGAGCCGGGACAGGGACCTTGACGCCATCGGGGGATCTCCTCACGTACGCACGGATGGAGTTCCGGCCCGGGGCTCTCGGTCACCGGACCGGCACGCACAGTGTGTCGGTCCGGGACAAACGCGCCATACCCCCGAAAGTCGCGAAACCGGTCGCGGCGGACCCCGGACGACCGTCCTCACTATGCTCGGAAGGGGCCAGATCCGATCTTGAACGGAGTGCGCATGCCGATCCACGACCTCGTCTTCCGGGGGCGACGGCTCACCAGCGACCACGCGCTGGTCATGGCGATCGTCAACCGGACGCCGGACTCGTTCTACGACAACGGCGTGACGTACGAGGAAGACCGGGCGCGGGCGGCCGTCGGCAAGGCGATCGAGGACGGCGCCGCGGTGATCGACATCGGCGGCGTGCCCGCCAGCCCGGGCCCCGAGGTCACCGTCGCGGAGGAGATCAGCCGCGTCGTCCCGACCGTGGAGTGGATCCGGGCGGCTTTCCCGGACGTCGTGATCAGCGTCGACACCTACCGCGCCGAGGTCGCCGACGCCGTCTGCCGGGTCGGCGCGGACCTGATCAACGACAACTGGGCCGCCTACGAGCCGGAGATCCTCGACGTCGCCGCCGAGCACGGCGCCGGGTACATCTGCGCCCACGTCGACGGGCTCGACCCGCGCACCGACCCGATCAAGCCGCAGTACGACGACGTCGTCGCGTCGGTCGTGGCGGACACCACCGACCTCGCCGAACGGGCGGTCGCGAAGGGCGTCCCGCGCGAGGGGATCATGATCGACCCCTGCATCGACTTCTCGAAGAACACCTACCAGTCCCTGGAGATCCTGCGGAACGTCGACAAGCTGGTCGCGACCGGGTGGCCGGTGCTGATGGCGCTGTCCAACAAGGGAGTGGTGGGCGAGACGCTCGACGTCGCCATGGACGACCGGGTCACCGGCACGCTCGCGGCCACCGCGCTCGCGGCCGCGCAGGGCGCCGCGATGTTCCGCGCGCACCAGGTGCGCGAGACGCGGCACACGGTGGAGATGATCGCGAGCATCATCGGTACCCGCCCGCCGAAGAACGCGGTGCGCTGGCTGTGATCCGGCAGATCTGGCCACCCGAAGCCGGTCGCGAACTCGGCACGGACGACCTCGAAGCCCTGTATCGCTTCCCCGACGTCGCGAAGTGGCTCGTCGTCAACTTCGTGTCGAGCACGGACGGCGCGATCACCGTCGCCGGCCGCTCGCGCCCGCTGTCCACCGCCCCCGACCGGGTCGTGTTCAAGCTGGGCAGCGACCTCGCCGACGTCGTCCTGCTCGGCGCCGGGACCGCGGTGATCGAGGAGTTCGACGGCGTCCATCCGGACCCCGAGACCGCGGACCGGCGCCGCCGGCACGGGCTCGAGCCGATCCCGCCGATCGCGGTCGTCACCACCGGCCGCAGCCTGCCACCGGACGCACCGGTGCTCACCCGGGCCGCGGTGCCGACGATCGTCCTGACCTGCGAGCGGGCGCCGGCGGACCTGCGCGCGGCCTGGGTGGCCGCGGGGGCCGAGGTGGTGGTCGCGGGGGAGGACGCGGTGGCGCTCGACGTCGCCGTGGCGGCCCTGACCGAGCGTGGCCTGCGGCGGATCGACTGCGAAGGCGGGCCGAAACTCTTCGCGTCGCTGGCCGAAGCGGGCCTGGTCGACGAATTCCGGCTGACCGTCGCGCCGTACCTCGTGGCCGGGACGGCGGACCGCGCGGCGGTCGGCGGCGCGTTCGACCCGCTGGAGCTGGAGCTGGCCACGGTCCTGACCGACGGCGCGAGCCTGCTGACGCGCTACCTGGTGCCGTAGCCGGTCTGCCGCGACTGGTCGTGAGTGAGAAACAGTGTTCTAACACTGTTTCTCACTCACGACCCCGGTGCGGGAGACCTACTGCTTGAGGCCGTGCTCGATGGCCTCGATGATCCGCGGCCGCAGCTCGGCCGTGCTGATGATCGCGTCCACCGAGCCGACCTCGACGGCACGCTGGATGCTGTGCACCTTGTCGAACTCCGCCGCGATCTCGCTGACCTTCTCCGCGCGGACCGACGACTGGACCTCCGCGAGCTTGGCGCTCAACGCCGCGCGGGACGGCGCGTCGGCCCCCGCGACCTGCGTCTGGAGCTCGGTCACCCGCGGGTCGTTCGCCGTGCGCTTGGCCACCTCACCGGCGAACACCACCGCCGCGGCCGGGGCGCCGCCCAGCACCGAGGCGAACGAGCCCTCCAGCGCCAGCACCGTCATGTTCGGGTTGAGCGCCTTGGAGAACACCACGAACGCGCCGCCGTGGTAGCGCGAGATCACGGTGAACACGATCGGGCCCTCGAAGTTGACGATCGCCCGGCCGATCTCCGCGCCGTACTCCAGCTGGAGCTTCCGCAGTGACTCCGGCGAGCCGTCGAACCCGGAGAGGTTCGCCAGCACGACCAGCGGCCGGTTGCCGGACGCCGCGTTGATCGCCCGCGCCGTCTTCTTCGACGACCGCGGGAACAGCGTGCCCGCGGTGTAGGTGTCCGGCCCGTCGGTGGGAGGGAAGCCGCGGCGGGGCACCGAACGCGACTCGATGCCGACCAGGCAGACCGGGCGGCCGCCGATGTGCACGTCCTGCACCGCCGCCGTGTCGGCGTCGGCCATGCCCGCCCAGCGTTCCAGCACCGGGTGGTCCTGGTCCGACAGCGCGCGCATCACCGTCCGGATGTCGAACGGCTTCTTGCGGTCCGGGTTGTGCTCGGCCGAGAAGATCTCCCCGACGGTCCGGAAGTCGCTGTCGACGATCGCGTGCGGGAACGGCGAGACGTCGCGGTCGACCGGGTCGTTCGTGCCCACCTTCCGCGGCCCGGCCTCGCCCGGGACGACGTAGGTGTGGTCGTAGTGCGACATCAGCACCGCGCGGGCGGCCGGCAGGTTCGGCGCCCAGTACTGCGCCTGGCCGTTCGGGCCCATGACGCGGTCGTAGCCGCCGATGCCGAAGTTGTCCTCCGCCGACACGCCGCCGGAGAAGTCCAGCGCCTGCTTGCCGGTCAGCACCATCGCCGAGTCCGGCGTCATGATGAGGACGCCCTTGGTGTGCATGAGCATCGTGGCTTCGGCGTTCCAGTACGGCTGGGCGCCGACGTTGATCCCGTTGACCACGATGTTGATCTCGCCGCCGTCCTGGGTGAACGTGACGATCCGCTTGAGCGCCGCGGCGACCCAGTCCATGTTCTCGGTGCCCGAGGACATCGAGATCCGCGCACCCGACGACAGCGCGAACCACTCCAGCGGAACCCGCATGCGCTCGGCCAGGTCGAGCGCCGCGATGACGCGGGAGCACTCCGGCTCCGACAACGCGCCGAGCGACTTCGTCGGGTCGCCGAGCAGCACGACACGGGTGACGCCCTCGGGGTGCCGCTCGGTCGGGGTCGTGACGACGCCCGCGATGATCGCCGCGGAGTTCTTGCCCTTGGGCCGGTCGACCGGGACCAGGACACCGTCCTCGAGGTCGTGCTCGGTGAACGTGCCGTCGGCCCCGGCGAGCAGGCCGGTCAGCTCGTACGGGTAGACCGTGCCGCGGCGCGCGGCGCGCAGCACCTTCAGCCGGTAGTCGTCGTGCGGCTGCACCGGCTCGGTCGACGGCGGCCCGACGTGCAGCCGCGCGCCGTGCCCGGGGTCGAAGGTGATCCGGACGGCGAGCTCGGCCAGCTTGCCCGCGTCGGTGCGCCGCCGGGCCAGGAACTGGACCTCTTCCAGCCCGGCGCCGACCGAGGTCGGCAGGATGCGCTGGACGAGCGTGTTCAGCTCGTCGGTGGTCAGCTCCGTCTGCGGCCAGACGTACATCATGATCCGGTTGGTGTCGAACCGCTTGTTCTGCGGCCGCTGCGCCTGGATGTTGCGGATCGCGTCGAGGCAGGCGGTGACCGCGTCCTCGAGCGCGGGCAGGGCGACCAGCCGACCGTCGGCTTCGCGCAGCGGCGTCAGGTCGCGGACCTGGCCCATCGCGATCAGCCGCTCGTCGGCCGGGTTGCTCTTCGCCACGGCCTTGAAGAGGTAGATCTCCTCGTCCGCCGACGGCAGCCGGGTGAGGTCGAACTCGCGCAGCCGCTCCAGCTGCAGCCGCTGCGCGATCTGCGGGTGCAGGCCGCGGATCAGCCGGTCCTCGGTGAAGCCCGCGCCGTCGCGCCGGAAGGTGAAGTGGTGGTGCATCACCGCGCCGCCGGTGCCGGCCACGGTGACCACGATCCGGCGCACGCTCGCCGGCACCCCGTGCTCGGCCAGCAGCGCGCCGAGCCGCTCGGCCGTCGCGTCGACGTCCGGCTGGTCCTCCCAGCGCAGGTACAGGTCGGCGACGACGCCGTCGGTCGCCACCTCGCCGAGCGCGCGCAGCGCGTCGGGCAGGGCGGTGAAGTCGACGGCCGTGGTGACCAGCGGCAGCGCGCCGTCCGGGGTGTTCAGCTCGGCGGTCAGCCATCGGGAGCCGCCCGCGTCCCGCACGGCGACTCCGGTCAGCCTGCGGTTGCCGTAGTAACGGCGCGTCAGCACTTCCAGCAGCGGCGCGTGGTCGCGGCCCGGCCGCCCGATCCGCTGCCCGATCAGCCGGACGAGGGGCTGCGAGCCGGTGATCATGGCCTGGATCCGCTCGGCGCGGTCGGCGGCGTCCGGGTGCTGGTCGAGGTAGCGCAGCTCGGTGCGGACGGCGGCGTACACCTCGGCGCGGTGGCGGCGCAGCAGCGGCTGGGCGAACCAGCGGAACACCACACCGCGGGCCAGGTCGGACACCGCGGGGAAGCGCACCTGCGTGGCTTCGACCAGGTGCTCCAGGGCCAGCCCGGCGCGGTCGCTCAGCGACTCCGCCGGCTGCGCCCCGGCCAGCCACAGCCGCAGCACCTCGGAGACGACGGCGACGTCGGCCGAAGTCCGTTGCTGCGCCAGGAAGATCCGGAAGACCGCGGACTCCAGCTCGGGGGTGCGCTCCAGGTCGGTAAGACCGTAGTGGCCGAGCACCTTGGCCAGCTTGGCCTGGAAGCCTTCGCTGACGCCCGCGCGCTCGACGTCGAGGCTCTGCAGGTAGCTGTGGAAGAACTCGCGCGGGCTGTGCACCGCGCCGTTCGGCACGGTGTCCTCGCCGCCCGGGGTGTTGCGGCTCAGCTCGGACAGGTCGGCGAAGACGGTGAGCAGCTCCAGCTCGCCTTCGACCGGACGGCCGTCCAGCTCGGCGCGCGCGGCGACGTAGGCCGACAGGACGCGCTTGCGCTCCGACGGGTCGACGTCGAAGCCGAGCAGCAGGCTGCGCAGGTCCTGGAGACCGCGCTCGACGCGGTCGGCCGCGGAGACGTCCGCCGCCTCGGCCGGCAGCTCGATCTCGACGGTCTCGGTCTCCTCGGCGACCTCGTCGCCGGCGCCGTCGGCCACCGGCTCCAGGCGCATCAGCGGCGCGCCGGTCTCGACCTGGCTGCCGACCGACACCGGGCATTCGCGGACGCGGGCGCGGAACGGCGCGCGCAGCACCGTCTCCATCTTCATGCTCTCCAGCACGAGGATCGGCGCGTTCGCCTCGACCTCGTCGCCGACCGACAGCGGCGTCGCGACCACCAGCGCGGGCGCGGGGGAGCGGACGACACCGCCTTCGTCCCGGCTGACGCGGTGGGTGATGCCGTCGACCTCGACGAGGTGGATCGGGCCGTGCGTGGCCGCCACGAAGCGGAACCCCTGCCCGTTGACCCGGATCCGGCCGCTGTGGGCGTCGAAGCGGTCGATCTCGACGTCGGCGTGGTGCACCTCCGACGTCCCGGCCGAAACGCCGACGCGGAAGCGCTTCTGGCCGATGCGCGCGACGCTGACGCGGTAGCCGACGCCGCGGAGCTTGAGGTCGAGCGGGCGGCCGGTCTCGTGCTGGACCTGCGGGCGGCCACCGTGCGCGGTGGCCAGCAGCCGCCGGACGGAGACCTCTTCCTCGTCCTCGTAGGCCTCGATGGCGGCCGCGGCGAGCGCGACGGCGGAGTGCCGGTGGGTGACCAGGCGGCCTTCGGCGCGGACGCGGTCGATCCAGCCGGTGTCGGCGCTCGCGTCGATGACCTCGGGCTGGTCGAGCAGGTCGAGCACGAAGCTCTTGTTGGTCGCGCCGCCCTCGATGATCACGGTGGTCTCGGCCATCGCGCGGCGGAGGCGGCCGAGCGCCTCGTCGCGGTCGCGGCCGTAGGCGATGATCTTGGCGATCATCGAGTCGAAGTCGGCGGGAATGGTGTCGCCCTCGCTGACGCCGGTGTCGACGCGGATGCCCGGGCCGGCGGGCAGCGCCAGCCGCGCGATGCGGCCGGGGGAGGGGGCGAAGTCGCGGTCGGGGTCCTCGGCGTTGAGCCGGGCTTCGACGGCGTGGCCGAGCTCGGCGGGCTGGTCGCCTTCGAGCTTGCCGCCGCCGGCGACGTGCAGCTGCAGCTTGACCAGGTCGGTGCCGGTGGTGATCTCGGTGATCGGGTGCTCGACCTGCAGGCGGGTGTTGACCTCGAGGAAGGCGAACAGCTTCTCGCCGGGGTGGTAGAGGAACTCGACGGTGCACGCGCCGCGGTAGCCGACGGCGACCGCGAGCCGTTCGGCCGACGTCTTCAGCTCGGCGGTCTGCGCCGGGTCGAGGACCGGCGACGCGGACTCCTCGATGATCTTCTGGTTGCGCCGCTGCACCGAGCAGTCGCGGACGCCGAGCGCCCACGCCGTCGCGCCGTCGGAGATCACCTGGACCTCGACGTGGCGGGCGCCGGTGACCAGGCGCTCGAGGAACACGACGCCGGAACCGAACGCGCGCAGCGCTTCCTGGCTGGTGCGCTCGTAGGCGTCGGCGAGGTCTTCGCCGGAGGCGACCATGCGGATGCCGCGCCCGCCGCCGCCCGCGGTCGCCTTGAGCATCAGCGGGTAGCCGATCCGGTCGCCGGCCTTCAGCGCGTCTTCGAGGGTGGCGACCTCGCCGCGGCTCCACGGCGCGACCGGCACGCCGACCTCTTCGGCGATCAGCTTCGCGCCGATCTTGTCGCCGAGCTTGCGCATCGCGTCCGCGCTCGGGCCGACGAAGGTGATGCCGATCTTCTCGCACAGCTCGGCGAAGGCCGGGTCCTCGGCGACGAAGCCCCAGCCGACCCACGCGGCATCGGCCTTCGTCTCGACCAGGGCCTTTTCGAGCTTGGCCAGGTCGAGGTACGGGCGGGCCGACGCCGGACCGAGGTCGTAGGCCAGGTCGGCCTCACGGACGAAGGTGGCCGTGCGGTCCGCGTCGGTGTAGAGGGCGACCGTCTCGATCCGCGTCCCGGTTTCCGCCGACAGATCCCGGACGGCGTGGATGAGCCGCATCGCGGCCTCTCCGCGGTTGACGATGGCGACACGATTGAACACCGGCTGAGCCTCCCAAGTACCCACGCACAGAAGGCGACGCACCTGTTCCGGGGCGTCGCCTGCACCTGTCTCTACCCTGCTGGATTACCGCCGGGTAGACCAATGTCCGCCATGGCGCATGCCAAGGCGGCTGCGTTGTGGGAACCCCACAAAAAGCGACCCGCGCCACACCGCCGGGGCCGGATTTCTCGCGAGGACTGCCACAAAGCACGGTGCGCAGCTTACGGCGGGAACAAGTAGGGGAACATCCGGTGATGCGGAAGTACGGGACCCCTGTTCCGCCCGGACGCGGCTCGGGGCCGGTGGGTCAGGAGGCCAGGAGGACGTGCGACTCCAGCACCTGGCTCAGCTCCCGCTGCTCCGCTTCCGACAGCGGCACGGCGGCGACGCTGCAGCGGCCGTCCGGGCCCGGGGCCGTCGTGATCGCCAGCACCGGCCGACCGTCGATTTCGCGGAGGGTCACCCGGCCGCCGCAGGCCAGGTCGACGCTGACCCCGGGTCGGTCACGATGCCTGCCCAGCCAGCGGCTGACGAAGTCGAAGGTCATCGCGGTCTCCCCTCGGAAAGCACTCCCTGTTCAGCACAGGTGTCACGCGTTAATGCCCCGGATACACCGGGTTCACACCCCGTCGGGCGGAAAAGTCAGCGTGGGCCGGCCGCGGCCATCACGGATTTCGCGGCATCCGGCCAGTTTCCGCCGGTCACGACGGTGTTGTCACTGATGACGACGTTCGTGCCGAGGTTCTTGACGACCGTGTTGTCGGTGAAGTTGCCGTGGATCCGGATGTCGTGGATGGTCGGCGTCCACATGCCGGTCCAGCGGCCGGTCTCGTTGCTCACGACGTTGCCGTAGGTGTTCCAGTACGAGCTTCCCTCGTCGTGGTAGAGCATGTTGTTGTTGTGCGGGGCGGTGTGCACCCAGTTGCCCGCGGTGACCGATTCGGTGGTGCCGTCCTGCCCGCCGAGGGTGTAGATCGGGCCACCGTCGAGCAGCGTGCGCATCACGTCGTGGATGTCGTTGCCGAGGATCCGGTTGTCGCGGGAGTAGATCGTGCCGCGGCGGCAGGCCGTCAACCCCTGCTTGGCCTGCAGTTCGCACGGGGACGCCCAGCCCCAGCCCCAGCCGAGCGAGATGCCCGAATACGGCGTTCCGGCGATCGCGTTGTGCTCGATCGTGGTCCGCCTGCCGTGGCCGGCCCAGATCCCGACGGCGTCGTGGTAGTCCTGGCCCGGCGTCGTGATCGTGTTGTCGGCGATCGTCGTGTCCAGCGTCATCCGTGCCGGGTCGGTGAGGTAGTAGTCGTCGACCTCGCCGGACGCGATCGCGCCGGCGCTGGTGTCGGTGAAGTGGTTGCGGGTGACGCGGGCGTCCTGGGTGCCGTCGGCGAGGGCCAGTCCGACCCCGCCGAGCCCGCGGAACGTGCTGCCGGTGACGGAGATCCCGCGTCCGCGATGGATCTCCAGTGCGGCGGGTGGCCGGATCGGCGCGTGCGGAGCCGCGGCCGCCCACTGCACGCCGGCCTGGTTGTCGACGTAGCCGTCGCGCGACGGCAGGGTCCACGTCGTCCCGGTGAAGGTGAGGCCGTCGAAGCTCAGGTCCCGGACCGGGCGGACCGCGTCCGGCGTGACGACGAAGGCGTCGACCAGGAACGGCCGGTCACCCGCGCTGGTCAGGGTCACGGTGTGCCGGCCCTTCGGCAGGTCCTGGACCGAGTAGACGACCTGCTGCGCGAGCCGGACGTCGCCGGCTTCGGTGTGCGGCTTTCCGTCGGGCCGTCCGTCGACGGTCGCGGTGAACGCGCCCTGGCCGGTGTTCGTCTCGGCCAGGACGTCCAGCCCGGTGCCGGTGAAGGAGTAGCTGACCGAGGCTCCCTCGGTGGACGTGACGTGCACGCCGTCCTGGTAGTCGCCGACCTGGCGGTTCGCCGACGTCGTCCAGGCGCCGCGGTAGGTCGCGGTGTCGTCGTCGACCGGCGCGAGGTGGCCGGGCGTGCCCGACGCTCTCACGAGGGTCTCGAGCAGCGGCAGCTCGACGTCGGCCTTCGCCATGTCCTGGCCCGGCAACGGGATGTAGGACAGGCGCCCGGCGCGCTTGTCGAGGTACCACTGGCCGGGCCTGGTGAGCAGCTCGTAGGCGTTCTCGACCCAGCTGACGCCGTCGAGCTTGGGGAGCCCGTTGCCGTTGAAGGGGAACTGCCGGTTGACGACCGCGGTGTTGTTGTTCCGCCAGCACTCCGGTTGCACGGTGAGCGCGGATCCGGTGCCGTCACGGCTGATCGAAGCCAGCGGGCAGCGCATCTGCTTCCACTTGTTCTCCTGGACGACCTCGACGCCCGTCTGGTTCGTCAACGCGGCGAAGGACGGGTCGGGGGTGCTGAA
The window above is part of the Amycolatopsis camponoti genome. Proteins encoded here:
- a CDS encoding class I SAM-dependent methyltransferase, which produces MEEKDFAAHLTATMTGSALTMLIGVGHRTGLFEAAARGPATSDELAERAGLHERYVREWLGAMVTGGIFTLEAGRYTFPPEHAKFLLGETAANLMPSLLTLSAFTGILPDLERSFAEGGGVPRSAYGPHLETLGAKTGDSWKHVYREHLVDGFFGAVPGLKERLTAGARVLDLGCGTGNAIAVAARAFPASRFTGVDINAGVVEQARETSKDLPNVEFAVGDAAELAGEYDVITAFDAIHDQDRPDVVLRRIRGALREDGLFFMVDTNFSSDVAKNVGNPLAALCYSISLMYCTTTSLAEGGAALGAMWGTETARDMLADAGFRHVDVLDSPRPQNCVYACRP
- a CDS encoding M14 family zinc carboxypeptidase yields the protein MASRSLSRLALAATGVVLSALLGGTAAAQPADTPVFWRVPATAAQAHALAAAGFDVEEGDAGTVSVVGGQAVANRLRALGYRPTFFDTVYKELPAQANSLAADTFYGGYRTVTAHENHLTAVAAAHPDLATKYTIGQSWKKAQGQGGHDVQAICLTKKQTGDCTLSTTSKKPKFFLMAQIHARELSTGELAWRWIDYLADGYATDATAKSILDTTEVWVVPISNPDGVDIVASGGNSPKLQRKNANNTRGGCSGTNIGVDLNRNSTFKWGGDSNSACSETYQGVSAGSEPETQALEKLARAIFPDQRGTGNNDPAPSTAKGTMITLHSYGNDIIIPWGFTQATSPNDAQYRRLGAKYSASNGYLVGTNEETVGYDTSGTTDDFTYGELGVASVTFEVGGSSGTCGGFLPRYTCVDSTFWPKNKGALVTAAKAAAAPYQQ
- the folP gene encoding dihydropteroate synthase, encoding MPIHDLVFRGRRLTSDHALVMAIVNRTPDSFYDNGVTYEEDRARAAVGKAIEDGAAVIDIGGVPASPGPEVTVAEEISRVVPTVEWIRAAFPDVVISVDTYRAEVADAVCRVGADLINDNWAAYEPEILDVAAEHGAGYICAHVDGLDPRTDPIKPQYDDVVASVVADTTDLAERAVAKGVPREGIMIDPCIDFSKNTYQSLEILRNVDKLVATGWPVLMALSNKGVVGETLDVAMDDRVTGTLAATALAAAQGAAMFRAHQVRETRHTVEMIASIIGTRPPKNAVRWL
- a CDS encoding dihydrofolate reductase family protein is translated as MIRQIWPPEAGRELGTDDLEALYRFPDVAKWLVVNFVSSTDGAITVAGRSRPLSTAPDRVVFKLGSDLADVVLLGAGTAVIEEFDGVHPDPETADRRRRHGLEPIPPIAVVTTGRSLPPDAPVLTRAAVPTIVLTCERAPADLRAAWVAAGAEVVVAGEDAVALDVAVAALTERGLRRIDCEGGPKLFASLAEAGLVDEFRLTVAPYLVAGTADRAAVGGAFDPLELELATVLTDGASLLTRYLVP
- a CDS encoding ATP-binding protein, whose product is MFNRVAIVNRGEAAMRLIHAVRDLSAETGTRIETVALYTDADRTATFVREADLAYDLGPASARPYLDLAKLEKALVETKADAAWVGWGFVAEDPAFAELCEKIGITFVGPSADAMRKLGDKIGAKLIAEEVGVPVAPWSRGEVATLEDALKAGDRIGYPLMLKATAGGGGRGIRMVASGEDLADAYERTSQEALRAFGSGVVFLERLVTGARHVEVQVISDGATAWALGVRDCSVQRRNQKIIEESASPVLDPAQTAELKTSAERLAVAVGYRGACTVEFLYHPGEKLFAFLEVNTRLQVEHPITEITTGTDLVKLQLHVAGGGKLEGDQPAELGHAVEARLNAEDPDRDFAPSPGRIARLALPAGPGIRVDTGVSEGDTIPADFDSMIAKIIAYGRDRDEALGRLRRAMAETTVIIEGGATNKSFVLDLLDQPEVIDASADTGWIDRVRAEGRLVTHRHSAVALAAAAIEAYEDEEEVSVRRLLATAHGGRPQVQHETGRPLDLKLRGVGYRVSVARIGQKRFRVGVSAGTSEVHHADVEIDRFDAHSGRIRVNGQGFRFVAATHGPIHLVEVDGITHRVSRDEGGVVRSPAPALVVATPLSVGDEVEANAPILVLESMKMETVLRAPFRARVRECPVSVGSQVETGAPLMRLEPVADGAGDEVAEETETVEIELPAEAADVSAADRVERGLQDLRSLLLGFDVDPSERKRVLSAYVAARAELDGRPVEGELELLTVFADLSELSRNTPGGEDTVPNGAVHSPREFFHSYLQSLDVERAGVSEGFQAKLAKVLGHYGLTDLERTPELESAVFRIFLAQQRTSADVAVVSEVLRLWLAGAQPAESLSDRAGLALEHLVEATQVRFPAVSDLARGVVFRWFAQPLLRRHRAEVYAAVRTELRYLDQHPDAADRAERIQAMITGSQPLVRLIGQRIGRPGRDHAPLLEVLTRRYYGNRRLTGVAVRDAGGSRWLTAELNTPDGALPLVTTAVDFTALPDALRALGEVATDGVVADLYLRWEDQPDVDATAERLGALLAEHGVPASVRRIVVTVAGTGGAVMHHHFTFRRDGAGFTEDRLIRGLHPQIAQRLQLERLREFDLTRLPSADEEIYLFKAVAKSNPADERLIAMGQVRDLTPLREADGRLVALPALEDAVTACLDAIRNIQAQRPQNKRFDTNRIMMYVWPQTELTTDELNTLVQRILPTSVGAGLEEVQFLARRRTDAGKLAELAVRITFDPGHGARLHVGPPSTEPVQPHDDYRLKVLRAARRGTVYPYELTGLLAGADGTFTEHDLEDGVLVPVDRPKGKNSAAIIAGVVTTPTERHPEGVTRVVLLGDPTKSLGALSEPECSRVIAALDLAERMRVPLEWFALSSGARISMSSGTENMDWVAAALKRIVTFTQDGGEINIVVNGINVGAQPYWNAEATMLMHTKGVLIMTPDSAMVLTGKQALDFSGGVSAEDNFGIGGYDRVMGPNGQAQYWAPNLPAARAVLMSHYDHTYVVPGEAGPRKVGTNDPVDRDVSPFPHAIVDSDFRTVGEIFSAEHNPDRKKPFDIRTVMRALSDQDHPVLERWAGMADADTAAVQDVHIGGRPVCLVGIESRSVPRRGFPPTDGPDTYTAGTLFPRSSKKTARAINAASGNRPLVVLANLSGFDGSPESLRKLQLEYGAEIGRAIVNFEGPIVFTVISRYHGGAFVVFSKALNPNMTVLALEGSFASVLGGAPAAAVVFAGEVAKRTANDPRVTELQTQVAGADAPSRAALSAKLAEVQSSVRAEKVSEIAAEFDKVHSIQRAVEVGSVDAIISTAELRPRIIEAIEHGLKQ